DNA sequence from the Sinomonas terrae genome:
GGCAATACGATCTCAGCGCCATCAGCACGGAGACGGCCCAGACCGCACCGCTCGTCACGACGACCACCGTCATCTCGACCGGCAACTTCACGAGCCCCTATCTCCCCGTCCCCTACGCGCCGGTCTCGATCACCGGAGTGCAGGGGCGCATGGGATGGGATCCACTCAGCCTCAGCATCAAGGGCGACCCGGGCGCTAGCCTCGGCCAGAACTACGTCGTGCGCTCCGTGGCTCCCAACCTCACCCCTGCAGAACTCGCAGCCGTCAGTACCGCGCCCCGCGGGATCGGGCTCGAGACGTCCGCCGTCCCCAGCAACGTCCCCGGCCTCGTGCGGACGACGGCGGAAACGATCACCAAGGGTGCGACGACCCCCTACGCGAAGGCGCTCGCCATCCAGGCCTACCTGCGCACCTTCACCTACTCCGAACAGGCGCCGGTGCAGCAGGGGTACGACGGCACCGGCATGGACGTCCTCGAGAAGTTCCTCGAGAAGAAGTCGGGCTACTGCATCCACTTCGCCGCCGCCATGGCCGTGATGGCGCGCCTGGTTGGAATTCCGAGCCGCATCGCCGTGGGCTTTGCGCCCGGGCACCCCACGGGGGCAAGCGTAGCGGTCGCTGGGCTCGGCTCGCTGCCCGAGTACCAGGTGGACGCCCGCGACGCGCACGCGTGGCCCCAGCTCTACTTCCAAGGCCTCGGTTGGGTGCCGTTCGAGCCCACACCGTCCCGCGGCGCCGTCCCCTCGTACGCGCAGACGGACACGCCAGCCGGGACCAGCACGAACCTCGACAACCCCAACGATGCCGTCCGGCCCGCACCCGCTCCCAAGGCGGCAACACCCACGCCGACGGCTACCCCCTCACACGCGACAGGCCGGCCCTCGGCCGCAGCCACCGGAACCGAGATCGCCGGGCTCGCGCTCGGAGCGGCACTCCTCGCGGGGCTCCTCATCCTCCCGGCAGCCATCCGGGCTACCCAGCGACGGAAGCGCCTGGCCCGTGGCGTCGAGGGTATCTGGGAGGAACTCGAGGCCCTCGGGCTGGACCATGGCCTCCCCGCCGATCCTGCCGACACGCCGCGCACCTATGCTAGGAGGCTCGAGCGATGGGAGGCCGACGACGGCGGCTCTCCCGGGCACAGTGTCCCGCAGCCGAGCAGTGTCCCAGAGCCGAGCGGTGTCCCGGAGAGCAGTGTCCAGGCGGCCAGTGTCCAGGCGGGCAGTGTCCAGGCGGGCAGTGTCCAGGCGGCCAGTGTCCAGGCGGGCAGTGTCCAGGCGGGCAGTGTCCAGGCGGGCAGTGTCCAGGCGGGCAGTGTCCAGGCGGGCAGTGTCCAGGCGGGCAGTGTCCAGGCGGGCAGTGTCCAGGCGGGCAGTGTCCAGGCGGGCAGTGTCCAGGCGGGTAGTTCCCAAGCCAGCACTCCCCTCAGGGGCGCGCTCGCGACCCTTACGCGGGAGTACGAGCGCCATGAGTACGGTCGGCCGGGCTACAAGCCGGACGACGCCGCGGCACGAGAGGCGCTCGCAACGGTCGCTCGCGCTGGGCGGGCGAGCCGCTCCCCGCTCGCCCGCGCCCGCATAGCCGCCCTCCCGCCGTCGGCCTTCGCCCGGACAAGCCACCGGACCCGACGAGCGCTGCAGACCCGACGATTGCTGCAGCGGTCGGTCGAAGGGGCAGCGCGAGCAGCCCGGGGCGGACTCGCGAAGCTTCTCAAGCGTCGGTAGGCATGTTGTTGAGGGCTCCGGGTGTTGAGGGCTCCGGGTGTTGAGGGTTCCAGACGTCGAGGACCCAGACGTCGACGGCCCTTAACGGCATAACCGTCCCCCAGAGGCATAACCGTCGGTTAGAAGCGACGGTTATGCCTGCGGGAGACGGTTATGTCGGAAGGAGACGGTTATGCCAGAAGGAGACGGTTATCTCAGCGGCTCGTCAGCCCGCGTACGGATCCGCGATGCTGTGCTCGTTTCTCCGCACCCTCCCGGACGCCAGCGGCTCGTCAGCCCGCGTACGGGGCGGCGATGCTGTGCTCGTTTCTCCGCACCCTCCCAGACGCCAGCGGCTCGTCAGCCCGCGTACGGATCCGCGATGCCGATGTACTGCGTCGTCGTGTACTCCGCGATGCCCTCGGCGCCGCCCTCGCGGCCCAAGCCGGACTGCTTGACGCCGCCGAACGGGGCGGCGGCGTTGGAGATGACGCCCGCGTTGAAGCCGACCATGCCGTACTCGATCTGCTCCGCGACCCGGAACATGCGCGCGTAGTCGCGAGTGTAGAGGTACGAGGCGAGACCGTACTCGGTCGCGTTCGCGAGGCGGATGGCATCCTCCTCGGTCTTGAACGTCGTGATCGGGGCGACCGGGCCGAAGATCTCGTTCTTGAGGATGTCGGCGTCGTTCGGGACGTCGGCGAGGACGGTGGGGGCGTAGAAGTAGCCGTCACCCTCGATGGGTGCGCCACCGGTCGCGACGCGGGCGCCGGACTGGACCGCCTCGGTCACGAGCGCGTGGACGTCCTTGCGGGCCCCGCCGTCGATGAGCGGGCCGACCTTGGAATCCGACTCCGTGCCGCGGCCCGGCTTGAGAGCGGCCATCGCCTCGGAGAACTTGCGCGTGAACTCCTCCGCGACCGATTCCTGCACGAGGAAGCGGTTCGCGGCCGTGCAGGCCTCGCCCATGTTGCGCATCTTGGCAGCCATCGCACCCTCGACCGCCTTGTCCAGATCAGCGTCCTCGAACACGATGAACGGGGCGTTTCCGCCGAGCTCCATCGACGTGCGCAGGACGTTCTGGGCGGCGTCCGCAATGAGGCGACGCCCCACCGGGGTCGAGCCCGTGAACGAGATCTTCCGCAGGCGGGAGTCCTTCAGGAGCGGGCCAGAAATACCGGAGGCGGACGACGACGAGACAACGTTGAGGACGCCC
Encoded proteins:
- a CDS encoding histone H1-like repetitive region-containing protein; its protein translation is MLGGSSDGRPTTAALPGTVSRSRAVSQSRAVSRRAVSRRPVSRRAVSRRAVSRRPVSRRAVSRRAVSRRAVSRRAVSRRAVSRRAVSRRAVSRRAVSRRAVSRRVVPKPALPSGARSRPLRGSTSAMSTVGRATSRTTPRHERRSQRSLALGGRAAPRSPAPA
- a CDS encoding NAD-dependent succinate-semialdehyde dehydrogenase yields the protein MSDTLVTSEREAELLAKVPTGLLINGEWRDATGGKTFAVEDPATGKTLLEIADATSEDAVAALDAADAVQASWARTAPRERAEILRRAFELVTERADDFALLMTLEMGKPLAESRGEVTYGAEFLRWFSEEAVRDYGRYVTTPEGKNKILVQRKPVGPCLLITPWNFPLAMATRKIAPAVAAGCTMVVKPAKFTPLTTQLFAAVMQEAGLPAGVLNVVSSSSASGISGPLLKDSRLRKISFTGSTPVGRRLIADAAQNVLRTSMELGGNAPFIVFEDADLDKAVEGAMAAKMRNMGEACTAANRFLVQESVAEEFTRKFSEAMAALKPGRGTESDSKVGPLIDGGARKDVHALVTEAVQSGARVATGGAPIEGDGYFYAPTVLADVPNDADILKNEIFGPVAPITTFKTEEDAIRLANATEYGLASYLYTRDYARMFRVAEQIEYGMVGFNAGVISNAAAPFGGVKQSGLGREGGAEGIAEYTTTQYIGIADPYAG